One stretch of Labrenzia sp. CE80 DNA includes these proteins:
- a CDS encoding MerR family transcriptional regulator, producing the protein MKIGELSRRTGVSIRMLRYYEEEGVVVPARLASGYRDYDAANEKAVRAICMLSKAGLKLDFIRRFLPCLSSDGPILHPCPDLMAAMELEMRSLDDQISRFRESREMLGGYFKEMCEHI; encoded by the coding sequence ATGAAAATAGGTGAGTTATCCAGACGCACTGGAGTGTCGATCCGGATGCTGCGTTACTATGAGGAAGAGGGTGTCGTCGTTCCTGCTCGCCTGGCCTCAGGCTATCGCGACTACGATGCCGCGAACGAGAAAGCAGTAAGGGCCATCTGCATGTTGAGTAAGGCAGGCTTGAAGCTCGATTTCATTCGCCGATTCTTGCCCTGTCTGAGCAGCGACGGACCGATCTTGCATCCTTGCCCGGACCTGATGGCCGCGATGGAGCTGGAAATGCGGTCGCTAGATGACCAGATCAGCAGATTCCGCGAGAGCCGCGAAATGCTGGGAGGATATTTCAAGGAAATGTGCGAGCACATATGA
- a CDS encoding alpha/beta hydrolase, with translation MHFTTYEGVRVGYRKDGSGPALVLVHGTGGDSESNWADVTKELSKDYTVIRPDYAGSGETEDDGRELTVDYLSKLVLAAVDHARIESFSLAGFSLGAAVSTQIAADHPDRVSSLVLIAGFAKSDSRLKIEFELWRDLIASDRKAMARLILLTGFSPDALSSWGEETIDQAVNDIVQTQNWQGMERQIQVDLALDVRAEAERVRAQTLVIACTHDHMVPPAHSRALAASVKGSSYTELPTGHLAPMERPDLVTQEFKDFLAKA, from the coding sequence ATGCATTTCACCACATACGAGGGGGTCAGGGTTGGTTACCGCAAAGACGGATCAGGGCCCGCATTGGTATTGGTCCATGGCACTGGTGGCGATAGCGAGAGCAATTGGGCCGATGTGACAAAAGAGCTTTCGAAAGATTACACCGTCATACGCCCCGACTATGCAGGTTCGGGAGAAACAGAGGATGATGGCCGGGAACTGACAGTGGACTATCTTTCCAAGCTTGTCTTGGCAGCGGTCGATCATGCCCGTATTGAGAGCTTTTCCCTTGCCGGTTTCTCGCTTGGCGCAGCTGTTTCGACACAGATTGCCGCAGATCATCCAGATCGCGTCAGCAGCCTTGTCCTGATAGCCGGTTTTGCCAAATCAGACAGCCGTTTGAAGATCGAGTTCGAGTTATGGCGCGATCTAATCGCCTCCGATCGGAAAGCAATGGCTCGACTGATCCTCCTCACCGGTTTCAGCCCCGATGCGCTGAGTTCTTGGGGAGAGGAGACTATAGACCAGGCTGTGAATGACATTGTCCAGACCCAGAATTGGCAAGGAATGGAGCGCCAGATCCAGGTTGACTTGGCCTTGGATGTCAGAGCCGAAGCCGAAAGAGTCAGAGCACAAACCTTGGTGATAGCCTGCACCCATGACCATATGGTCCCGCCTGCGCATTCCAGAGCACTCGCGGCCTCCGTAAAGGGATCCTCTTACACGGAATTGCCCACAGGGCATCTTGCCCCAATGGAGCGACCAGATCTGGTGACACAGGAATTCAAGGATTTTCTGGCTAAAGCCTGA
- a CDS encoding SRPBCC domain-containing protein, giving the protein MTDTTIVKTVFFAAPPETVWAFLTQKSKLEKWFHPASSDLVQGEDYALLDRDTSEKLCWGTVLEMEPVSRLVWSFTVKPLCGAMTTVIWALDEVEGGTKLTLRHEGVEAAAGEASMTLLTALDKGWDAHFGALRESIA; this is encoded by the coding sequence ATGACTGATACGACGATTGTAAAAACGGTGTTTTTTGCCGCCCCTCCTGAAACTGTCTGGGCTTTCCTTACCCAGAAGAGCAAGTTGGAGAAGTGGTTTCACCCGGCCAGTTCTGATCTTGTGCAAGGTGAGGACTACGCCCTGCTTGATCGGGACACTAGCGAAAAACTCTGCTGGGGGACTGTCTTGGAAATGGAGCCAGTCAGCCGTCTCGTCTGGTCGTTTACAGTCAAGCCCCTATGCGGGGCAATGACCACAGTCATTTGGGCCCTGGACGAGGTGGAAGGAGGCACCAAGCTGACGCTCAGACATGAGGGTGTGGAAGCTGCTGCGGGAGAGGCGTCCATGACGCTGCTGACAGCCCTGGATAAAGGCTGGGATGCGCATTTCGGGGCACTTCGCGAATCCATCGCCTAA
- a CDS encoding metalloregulator ArsR/SmtB family transcription factor: MNLGPQQTFRALADPTRRQILMFLKKDSMTLGEIAGHFDMTRAAVKKHLVVLEDGLLISSRSEGRERIHKFQPAGLKSAIEWLGYFDQFWDERLASLKTAIESETGEQE; encoded by the coding sequence ATGAATCTCGGTCCGCAGCAGACTTTCCGCGCTTTGGCTGATCCGACCAGGCGGCAGATCCTGATGTTTCTGAAGAAGGACAGCATGACGCTGGGTGAAATTGCGGGCCATTTCGACATGACCCGCGCGGCGGTGAAGAAACATCTCGTGGTGCTTGAGGACGGTTTGTTGATCTCGAGCCGCTCGGAGGGGCGCGAGCGCATTCACAAGTTTCAACCGGCCGGATTGAAAAGTGCCATCGAATGGCTCGGCTATTTCGACCAGTTCTGGGATGAACGCCTCGCCAGCTTGAAAACGGCCATTGAAAGTGAAACGGGAGAACAGGAATGA
- the moaA gene encoding GTP 3',8-cyclase MoaA — MIDPFGRAVSYLRVSVTDRCDFRCVYCMAEDMTFLPKREVLSLEELDRLCTAFIEKGVRKLRLTGGEPLVRKNIMSLIRGLSRHIDSGDLEELTITTNGSQLAKLSPELRDCGVRRINVSMDTLDADRFKAITRWGDLGKVMEGIQAAKNAGLAIKINMVALKGVNEHEIIPMMEWCHANGHDLTLIETMPLGEIDGDRTDQYLPLSLVRARMSDAFTMEDIPYKTGGPARYMAVKETGGRIGFITPMTHNFCESCNRVRVTCTGQLYMCLGQDDMADLRAPLRTSEGNELLSAAIDEAIGRKPKGHDFIIDRRTKQPAVTRHMSVTGG; from the coding sequence ATGATCGACCCGTTCGGGCGTGCTGTGTCCTATCTGAGGGTTTCAGTGACAGACCGCTGTGACTTTCGCTGTGTCTATTGCATGGCCGAGGACATGACGTTTCTGCCCAAACGCGAGGTTCTCTCGCTTGAAGAACTCGACCGCCTTTGCACGGCCTTCATCGAAAAGGGTGTTCGCAAGCTCCGTTTGACCGGCGGTGAACCGCTGGTCCGCAAAAACATCATGAGCCTGATCCGTGGCCTGTCGCGTCATATCGACAGCGGTGATCTGGAAGAGTTGACGATTACGACCAACGGATCCCAGCTCGCAAAACTGTCGCCTGAGCTGCGCGATTGCGGCGTGAGGCGGATCAACGTATCCATGGACACTTTGGACGCGGATCGTTTCAAGGCAATCACCCGCTGGGGCGATCTGGGCAAGGTCATGGAGGGCATTCAGGCCGCAAAGAACGCCGGCCTCGCCATTAAGATCAACATGGTCGCGCTGAAGGGCGTCAACGAGCATGAGATCATTCCAATGATGGAATGGTGCCATGCCAACGGTCACGATCTGACGCTGATCGAGACAATGCCGCTGGGCGAGATCGACGGGGATCGGACGGATCAGTACCTGCCCCTCTCACTTGTCCGCGCGCGCATGTCCGATGCCTTTACGATGGAAGACATTCCCTACAAGACAGGTGGCCCTGCCCGCTACATGGCGGTGAAGGAAACCGGTGGCCGTATTGGTTTCATCACGCCGATGACCCATAATTTCTGCGAAAGCTGCAACCGGGTCCGTGTGACCTGCACTGGCCAGCTTTATATGTGCCTCGGCCAGGACGATATGGCCGACCTGAGGGCGCCCTTGCGGACCTCGGAAGGGAACGAGCTTCTAAGCGCTGCCATCGACGAAGCCATCGGCCGCAAGCCGAAAGGACATGACTTCATCATCGACCGGCGCACCAAGCAGCCCGCCGTTACACGGCACATGAGCGTGACCGGCGGCTAG
- a CDS encoding DUF3306 domain-containing protein produces the protein MTRETSDGEGFLQRWSRRKRGETDDAEAASLEASEPAILDPQAEAMASDAPENPELVANREAAEAVDLDSLVYESDFTVFMKKGVPTELKNAALRKLWRSNPVLAVVDGLNDYDEDFRVAEGALEHFQSAWKVGKGYADKAEEVAAEMEEKSARLADARQHLASGETPDLETDEEAKQHVSPEEDDELAPADKPGDVEELPLSDHAEGQRAVESTEDTAELESPLQKVPIRRRMSFSTD, from the coding sequence ATGACACGTGAGACCTCCGACGGCGAAGGCTTTCTTCAACGCTGGTCCCGCCGCAAGCGGGGCGAAACGGACGATGCAGAAGCGGCCTCCCTTGAAGCCAGCGAGCCGGCGATTTTAGATCCTCAAGCCGAGGCGATGGCGTCAGACGCGCCGGAGAATCCGGAGCTCGTAGCCAATCGTGAGGCTGCCGAAGCTGTTGATCTGGACAGCCTTGTCTATGAATCCGACTTCACCGTCTTCATGAAGAAGGGCGTTCCAACGGAACTCAAGAACGCAGCCCTTCGCAAACTCTGGCGCAGCAATCCTGTTCTCGCCGTGGTCGATGGTCTCAATGACTATGATGAGGACTTCAGAGTTGCCGAGGGCGCTCTCGAACATTTCCAGAGCGCTTGGAAAGTCGGGAAGGGTTACGCCGACAAGGCTGAGGAAGTAGCGGCGGAAATGGAGGAGAAGTCAGCCAGGCTTGCAGATGCGCGCCAACATCTCGCCTCTGGTGAAACCCCGGATCTTGAGACCGATGAAGAGGCCAAGCAGCATGTTTCTCCAGAGGAGGACGATGAGTTGGCTCCGGCCGACAAACCGGGAGATGTGGAAGAGCTGCCCTTGTCGGACCACGCCGAAGGGCAGAGGGCAGTTGAAAGCACTGAGGATACGGCGGAGCTGGAAAGCCCGCTTCAGAAGGTGCCGATCCGCCGCCGCATGAGCTTTTCGACGGACTAG
- a CDS encoding DUF3305 domain-containing protein: MEVEITRQVCIVLERRKSQHTWVDHTWLPVAVLPDSGGDGTWQEGETDGETRVFTFGPVALTLHRRMGEAYDANIETEAPALWVMLDDADSEPVPFKVRGVTADPYEAMGALDSGEGVVERLPVPTEILHWMVDYLKQMPDPEKFRKRKRVPHSGEELKFGKVPIFEPGGRREGTTRDDT, from the coding sequence TTGGAAGTCGAGATCACACGTCAGGTCTGCATCGTTCTGGAACGACGAAAGAGCCAACATACCTGGGTCGATCATACTTGGCTGCCGGTCGCTGTCCTGCCTGATTCTGGCGGTGATGGAACATGGCAGGAAGGCGAAACGGATGGCGAGACGCGTGTTTTTACCTTCGGTCCGGTTGCCCTGACACTGCACCGGCGTATGGGAGAGGCCTACGATGCCAACATTGAGACCGAAGCGCCAGCGCTTTGGGTGATGCTGGATGACGCTGACAGTGAGCCGGTTCCCTTCAAGGTGCGCGGTGTTACCGCAGATCCTTATGAGGCCATGGGCGCACTTGATTCCGGCGAAGGTGTGGTTGAACGTCTTCCGGTGCCAACCGAAATTCTGCATTGGATGGTCGATTATCTAAAGCAGATGCCCGACCCTGAAAAATTCAGGAAGAGAAAGCGCGTGCCGCACTCCGGCGAAGAGTTGAAATTCGGCAAGGTGCCGATTTTTGAGCCCGGCGGACGTCGCGAGGGGACAACACGCGATGACACGTGA
- a CDS encoding 4Fe-4S dicluster domain-containing protein, producing the protein MSASKMPASKGRILVCNCFKTMALDDTAQALGERLAAPVCSQLCRDEINVYETALEGDGPLTVACTQEAPLFREIAEEAGTEDRTRFVNIRETAGWTADTVDPTPKILALLKDADNASAARPTPVKTIASDGLCLVYGAGQAALDAALALEDSLSVTLVLTSSDDVVLPSVLPFPIFRGHVKTLKGSLGAFDVELNGYAPMLPSSRRTPEFLMPRDGAKSSCALVVDLSGEIASITAPQKRDGYLRADPADPLAVAHILRDAGDLVGEFEKPLYVAYDADICAHSHAGKTGCSNCLDACPAGAIQSTGEKVAIDAGICGGCGSCAASCPTGAINYQYPHREDLLGRVQGLLIGYQEVGGSAPVLLVHDSDHGADVIGALARFSDGLPGNVLPMGLHAVTGFGHEAMVAAFLAGAERIVFLSDPANRNEMLPLENEAELARALVTGMGHTSENRITIVCDSDPDKLAEALSDGSYAGPLISAPRRIAAVGGKRDVARLAITTLHSASPEAPALLSLPEQAPYGRIAIDSNGCTLCLSCVSACPAGALSDNPDRPQVSFIESACVQCGLCQTTCPENVISLEARFNTEASAMQPMVLHSEEPATCTSCGKAFGTKSTIERIKSQLAGKHHMFRSDAQVNLIEMCDDCRINAQWNMEDSLLRTTSPRPRLRTTDDYLEAQESGLSVEDFLKED; encoded by the coding sequence ATGTCAGCTTCCAAGATGCCTGCCAGTAAAGGCCGCATCCTCGTTTGCAACTGCTTCAAGACAATGGCGCTCGATGACACGGCCCAAGCTCTCGGCGAACGCCTTGCCGCTCCTGTCTGCAGTCAGTTGTGCCGCGACGAGATCAACGTATATGAGACAGCACTCGAGGGTGACGGCCCGCTGACCGTGGCCTGCACCCAGGAAGCGCCGCTCTTTCGCGAGATTGCCGAAGAAGCTGGCACTGAAGATCGGACTCGCTTCGTCAACATCCGGGAAACAGCGGGCTGGACAGCCGATACGGTCGACCCGACACCAAAGATCCTCGCTCTTCTGAAGGATGCAGATAACGCCTCGGCTGCAAGGCCGACGCCGGTCAAAACCATTGCATCCGATGGTCTGTGCCTGGTCTACGGCGCCGGGCAAGCCGCACTGGATGCCGCTTTGGCGCTGGAGGACAGCCTTTCGGTGACATTGGTTCTCACGTCGAGCGACGATGTGGTTCTGCCATCCGTGCTGCCGTTTCCGATTTTTCGCGGGCACGTCAAGACACTCAAAGGCTCGCTCGGAGCCTTTGACGTCGAGCTCAACGGCTATGCGCCGATGCTCCCCTCCTCACGGCGCACGCCCGAATTTCTGATGCCACGCGACGGGGCAAAATCAAGCTGCGCGCTGGTCGTCGATCTCAGCGGCGAGATCGCTTCGATCACCGCGCCGCAAAAGCGCGATGGCTATCTCCGCGCGGATCCCGCGGATCCACTTGCCGTCGCGCACATCTTGCGGGACGCGGGCGACCTGGTGGGAGAGTTCGAGAAACCACTTTATGTTGCCTATGATGCTGACATTTGCGCCCACAGCCACGCAGGCAAGACCGGTTGCTCCAACTGCCTCGACGCCTGTCCTGCGGGCGCGATCCAGTCGACGGGCGAGAAGGTCGCAATCGACGCTGGCATCTGCGGCGGATGCGGCAGCTGCGCAGCCAGCTGTCCGACCGGCGCCATTAACTATCAGTATCCCCATCGCGAAGACCTACTTGGGCGCGTTCAAGGCCTCCTGATCGGCTATCAAGAGGTAGGCGGAAGCGCACCTGTGCTTCTCGTTCATGACAGCGACCATGGCGCAGACGTCATTGGTGCTCTGGCCCGTTTTTCGGACGGCTTGCCGGGCAATGTCCTGCCCATGGGTCTTCATGCGGTCACAGGCTTTGGCCATGAGGCGATGGTTGCAGCGTTTCTTGCCGGGGCTGAACGGATCGTGTTCCTAAGCGATCCCGCCAACCGGAATGAGATGCTGCCGCTGGAAAACGAGGCCGAGCTTGCCCGTGCCCTTGTCACTGGAATGGGACACACTTCCGAGAACAGGATCACGATTGTCTGCGATAGCGATCCGGACAAGCTCGCCGAGGCGCTGTCTGATGGCTCCTATGCCGGGCCGTTGATCTCAGCCCCGCGGCGGATCGCTGCAGTGGGCGGCAAACGGGATGTTGCCCGCCTGGCCATCACAACGCTCCACAGTGCATCGCCAGAAGCACCGGCTCTTCTTTCCTTGCCGGAGCAAGCTCCTTATGGCCGGATCGCCATTGACAGCAACGGCTGCACACTCTGCCTAAGTTGTGTTTCGGCTTGTCCGGCCGGCGCGCTTTCCGACAACCCGGATCGTCCTCAGGTCAGCTTCATTGAATCAGCCTGCGTCCAATGCGGCTTGTGTCAGACCACCTGCCCGGAAAACGTCATTTCGCTCGAGGCACGGTTCAACACGGAAGCTTCGGCCATGCAGCCAATGGTTCTGCATTCGGAAGAACCTGCGACCTGCACCTCTTGCGGCAAGGCCTTCGGTACCAAGTCCACCATCGAGCGGATCAAAAGCCAGCTGGCAGGCAAACACCACATGTTCCGTTCGGACGCTCAGGTCAATCTGATCGAAATGTGCGACGACTGCCGTATCAACGCGCAGTGGAACATGGAGGACAGCCTGCTACGGACGACCAGCCCGCGCCCACGTCTCCGCACCACGGATGACTATCTGGAGGCTCAGGAAAGCGGTCTTTCGGTTGAGGACTTCCTCAAGGAGGACTAG
- a CDS encoding multidrug effflux MFS transporter, which produces MTTKTSTAYETAPRRVPSLAILIAISTVAPVSMNIFLPSLAGMVEAFDTTTATVQLTMSVYFAAVALAQIFLGPLSDRYGRRPVILAGMALYVVGSVLCLLAPTIEILILARVLQAIGGCAGLSLGRAIVRDLYERDKAASMIGYVTMGMTVGPMLGPVFGGLLDESYGWQGGFYLMVGLGVVVLVASLFNLHETNYKRTSSGGLSGLWRNYRSLGRHKLFWAYALTAMFTSSVYFAYLGGAPFIAAQKFGMGPAEMGLYFMFVAVGYIVGNGISGRFAARVGVLKMVVVGSALPAIAIVALIIDAGFGLAHPLALFLPMFMIGLGNGICLPSAVSGAVSVKPELAGAASGLSGSLQIGLGAFTSALVAWLLSDAMWPASIWPMVTVMALGTVGAYSCVFAAIALERRA; this is translated from the coding sequence ATGACAACCAAGACATCGACAGCATATGAAACGGCCCCGAGACGGGTCCCGTCACTTGCGATTTTGATCGCGATTTCGACGGTTGCGCCCGTTTCTATGAATATATTCCTCCCATCTCTTGCCGGCATGGTCGAGGCATTCGACACCACCACGGCGACGGTCCAGCTGACAATGTCGGTGTATTTTGCCGCAGTTGCCTTGGCGCAGATCTTCCTGGGGCCCTTGTCGGATCGCTATGGTCGGCGCCCCGTCATTCTGGCCGGGATGGCGCTTTATGTGGTCGGAAGCGTTCTCTGCCTGTTGGCTCCGACCATAGAGATCTTGATCCTCGCACGTGTCCTGCAGGCGATTGGCGGCTGCGCCGGCCTTTCTTTGGGCCGTGCCATCGTTCGCGACCTTTATGAACGCGACAAGGCAGCCAGCATGATTGGCTACGTGACGATGGGCATGACCGTCGGTCCAATGCTCGGTCCGGTGTTCGGCGGGCTGCTGGACGAAAGCTACGGGTGGCAGGGGGGATTCTACCTGATGGTCGGGCTCGGTGTAGTCGTTCTTGTTGCGTCCTTGTTCAACCTACATGAGACGAATTACAAAAGGACCTCCAGCGGGGGGCTATCGGGACTTTGGCGCAACTATCGCAGCCTTGGCCGTCACAAGCTGTTCTGGGCCTACGCGTTGACAGCCATGTTCACGTCATCCGTCTATTTCGCCTACCTGGGCGGCGCGCCTTTTATTGCCGCCCAAAAGTTCGGCATGGGTCCCGCCGAGATGGGGCTCTACTTCATGTTCGTGGCGGTAGGCTACATCGTCGGAAATGGCATTTCTGGGCGGTTCGCTGCACGCGTCGGCGTGTTGAAGATGGTGGTGGTCGGCTCAGCGCTGCCGGCGATTGCGATCGTCGCATTGATCATTGATGCCGGGTTTGGTCTGGCGCATCCGCTCGCGTTGTTTCTCCCTATGTTCATGATCGGTCTGGGCAACGGCATCTGCCTGCCAAGCGCCGTTTCTGGCGCGGTCAGTGTGAAGCCGGAACTTGCTGGCGCGGCCTCAGGCCTGAGCGGCAGTCTTCAGATCGGATTGGGTGCCTTCACCAGTGCTCTTGTCGCCTGGCTTTTGTCCGACGCCATGTGGCCCGCGTCTATCTGGCCGATGGTGACGGTGATGGCTTTGGGAACCGTCGGAGCCTACAGCTGCGTCTTTGCTGCCATCGCGTTGGAACGCCGCGCCTGA
- a CDS encoding DMT family transporter: MEIRDNGPAIGAMLVANAAFLLNDTLVKFSSDNLPLGQMIFVRGAICIVLLAIVCQVTGVFRSARLLIHPMVLLRTLAEVCATLLYLTALMRMPIANATSILQALPLVVTAAAAIFLKAPVGWRRWTAIGVGLTGVMLIIRPGFEGFDAWALVALAGVMFMAIRDLSTRQMPEEIPTYGVSLMTAVGVTIMGAGLSVSEGWQPMVLQDYLSLSGAAGFILFGYIFIILAMRSGDISVVAPFRYSAVLWALAIGFVVWGEVPDAMTIIGTTIIILTGIYSFWRERRLSGG; the protein is encoded by the coding sequence TTGGAAATTCGAGACAACGGGCCTGCAATTGGTGCGATGCTCGTGGCGAATGCTGCTTTCCTGCTCAACGACACCCTGGTGAAGTTTTCATCCGACAATTTGCCACTCGGGCAGATGATTTTTGTACGTGGCGCAATCTGTATTGTCCTGCTGGCGATCGTCTGCCAGGTCACTGGCGTGTTCCGCTCGGCGCGGCTTCTCATCCATCCGATGGTTCTTCTCAGAACCCTTGCCGAGGTCTGTGCGACGCTCCTGTATCTGACCGCCTTGATGCGCATGCCTATCGCGAATGCCACATCAATTCTTCAGGCGCTGCCCTTGGTCGTGACCGCAGCTGCTGCCATCTTCCTCAAGGCGCCCGTCGGCTGGCGGCGCTGGACGGCAATTGGCGTCGGCCTGACAGGTGTGATGCTCATCATCCGGCCCGGGTTCGAAGGCTTCGACGCATGGGCGCTCGTTGCGCTGGCAGGCGTCATGTTCATGGCGATACGCGATCTCTCGACCCGGCAAATGCCTGAGGAAATCCCGACCTATGGCGTCAGTCTCATGACGGCTGTGGGCGTAACGATCATGGGGGCTGGGCTCTCGGTGTCAGAGGGCTGGCAGCCGATGGTCCTTCAGGATTATCTGAGTTTGTCCGGCGCTGCCGGGTTTATCCTCTTCGGCTATATCTTCATCATTCTGGCCATGCGCTCCGGCGATATTTCCGTAGTCGCTCCCTTTCGATACTCGGCGGTTCTGTGGGCGCTGGCAATTGGGTTCGTCGTCTGGGGCGAGGTTCCCGATGCCATGACAATCATCGGAACAACGATCATCATTCTGACTGGCATCTACAGCTTCTGGCGCGAAAGGCGTCTGTCAGGCGGATAG
- a CDS encoding DUF6352 family protein, with protein MRPFWKSAGYHLVEREGNGWLRVTPDLVRAYLTRPEIHPVEESCEVEHRLFEQLMTDPFTEVSDNDLAPMVDQDTADNYRVVLAFRDHLLKHKTVEAAYAALFKAQTISVPPVFIDQLVHLILRNILRNCQDPVRLRAAELFFREQVVSLNEGTVTIADAEIVEMMSETGGLGGLGALLMEAGTPMREVALDVIGEENGEIYWDRSDRFDTALDFRFTQPGPDAFARVLEDWIRHFTGVDVRIQPVQKIRDEQWSWHIGLDADATAILNALYNEEGISEADNMRILCLFRMDFENRTDMRSDLRGKPVWLGLAMSRDNKIRMKPQNLLVNLPLASGS; from the coding sequence ATGCGGCCATTTTGGAAGTCTGCCGGATATCACCTCGTTGAACGGGAAGGCAACGGCTGGCTGCGTGTCACACCTGATCTGGTGCGTGCCTATCTGACCCGGCCTGAAATCCATCCGGTGGAAGAATCCTGTGAGGTCGAGCACCGGCTCTTCGAGCAGCTCATGACCGATCCCTTCACCGAGGTGAGCGACAACGATCTCGCGCCGATGGTCGATCAGGATACAGCGGACAACTACCGCGTGGTTCTGGCGTTTCGCGATCATCTGTTGAAGCACAAGACCGTTGAGGCGGCTTATGCTGCGCTTTTCAAGGCGCAGACCATTTCCGTGCCGCCGGTCTTCATCGACCAGTTGGTTCATCTGATCTTGCGCAATATTTTGCGCAACTGCCAGGATCCAGTTCGCCTGCGCGCCGCCGAACTCTTCTTTCGCGAGCAGGTGGTCAGCCTGAACGAAGGCACCGTCACCATCGCCGATGCCGAGATCGTCGAGATGATGTCTGAAACAGGCGGCCTCGGCGGTTTGGGAGCACTTCTCATGGAAGCGGGAACGCCCATGCGAGAAGTTGCACTCGATGTGATCGGCGAGGAAAATGGTGAGATCTACTGGGATCGCTCCGACCGATTTGATACAGCGCTGGACTTTCGATTTACCCAACCTGGGCCGGATGCTTTTGCGCGTGTTCTGGAGGACTGGATCCGTCATTTCACCGGTGTCGATGTCCGCATCCAGCCGGTTCAAAAGATCCGCGACGAGCAATGGTCCTGGCACATTGGTCTGGATGCGGACGCCACGGCGATCCTCAACGCGCTCTACAACGAGGAAGGCATTTCCGAGGCGGACAATATGCGCATCCTTTGCCTTTTCAGAATGGACTTCGAGAACCGAACGGACATGCGGTCGGACCTGCGCGGCAAACCGGTCTGGCTTGGTCTCGCCATGAGCCGTGACAACAAGATCCGGATGAAGCCGCAAAACCTTCTGGTGAACCTGCCGCTGGCGTCCGGAAGCTAG